One Bacteroidota bacterium genomic window, GTCAGTTTGTGCATTAGAAAGAAAGAACGAAAATAAAAACCCAACGAGAAGTAGTTTGCGTAGCATGATAGTTTAGTTTTACCCGGTTAAATTAAGCCAATCTGTTTTTACACCCATAAAATATTTTTATGAGCGATAATAAGCAAGTCATTGAACGATTTTATACAGCTTTTCAGCAATTGGATTATAAAACAATGCAGGATTGTTATAGTGATGATATTGTTTTTAGTGATCCGGTATTTTTAGTGCTGCATGGTGATGAAGCAAAAGCGATGTGGGAAATGCTGTGTAAAAACGCAAAAGAGTTTTCATTGACCTTTTCTGATATTGAATTGCTGGATGAAGAATATGCAACCTGTAAATGGGTGGCCACTTATACTTTTTCAAAAACAGGAAACCGGGTTGTAAATAATATCAAAGCATTCATGAAACTGAAAGACGGAAAAATAATCGAGCATAGTGATGCTTTCCGTTTAAG contains:
- a CDS encoding nuclear transport factor 2 family protein, whose protein sequence is MSDNKQVIERFYTAFQQLDYKTMQDCYSDDIVFSDPVFLVLHGDEAKAMWEMLCKNAKEFSLTFSDIELLDEEYATCKWVATYTFSKTGNRVVNNIKAFMKLKDGKIIEHSDAFRLSTWIGQALGWKGVLFGWAGFMKRAVQKNARRNLEKFMEKK